In Rheinheimera sp. MM224, one DNA window encodes the following:
- a CDS encoding GH92 family glycosyl hydrolase, translating to MMTRKVSLAAIVSLLMVACTPSLQHTTTEPQHQTDLSLVSQDLVSYVNPLMGTDSSFSLSNGNTYPAVATPWAMHFWTPMTGAMGDGWTYKYDDEKIRGIKQTHQPSPWLNDYGAFSLMAVTGELKFKEEERASWFSHKAEQASPHHYSVYLADYDVTAEVTPTERAAQFRFTFPQTQQAYIILDAFNQGSMVKILPKQRKIIGYARNNHGGVPENFHNYFVIEFDKDFELTHTWHDSWQLNTNSQQSEGQHVGAVIGFKTKKGEQVHARVASSFISPEQAQLNLDRELAKDDFNNTLAKAKASWQKELSRIRVDDQDLEQVRTFYSTLYRLMLFPRKFYELDQNQQVVHYSPYNGQVLPGYMFTDNGFWDTFRAVFPFFTLMYPELDAQIMQGLVNTYKESGWLPEWASPGHRDVMIGSNSAINIADAYLKGIRGFDIETLYQAALKNAEVEQGRPVNSVGRAGLEYYNTLGYVPYDSGIHENAARTLEYAFADFNLYKLATALGKTEEAKTFYQRSLNYRHLFDRESGWMRGKNKDGSFQAPFNPLKWGDAFTEGNALHYSWSVFHDIAGLKQLMGGNQAFLDKLDQVFEMPPVFDDSYYGFTIHEIREMQIVNMGNYAHGNQPIQHMIYLYNYAGQPWKTQQKIREVLNKLYSATPDGYSGDEDNGQTSAWYVFSAMGFYPVTPGAGQYVIGSPLFDKVTLTLPNGKNFVITAQQNNPDSPYIQQASLNGQPLQQSWLDHKTIQAGGQLNFLMGSEPEKSWASAEHAVPYSMSLEQSSPETPKAKTRD from the coding sequence ATGATGACGCGTAAAGTCAGCCTTGCCGCCATTGTCAGCCTGCTTATGGTCGCCTGCACACCATCGCTACAACACACAACAACAGAACCCCAGCACCAGACTGACCTCAGTCTGGTATCGCAGGATTTGGTCAGTTATGTCAATCCGCTGATGGGCACAGACTCCAGCTTCAGTTTATCCAACGGCAATACCTATCCTGCTGTTGCTACGCCATGGGCCATGCATTTCTGGACGCCTATGACGGGTGCTATGGGCGATGGCTGGACCTACAAATACGATGATGAAAAAATTCGTGGTATTAAGCAAACCCACCAGCCAAGCCCCTGGTTAAACGACTATGGTGCTTTTTCGCTGATGGCGGTGACAGGTGAGCTGAAGTTTAAAGAAGAAGAGCGGGCTTCCTGGTTTTCGCATAAAGCTGAACAGGCCAGCCCTCATCATTATTCGGTGTATCTGGCCGACTATGACGTTACAGCCGAAGTCACCCCAACAGAGCGGGCTGCACAATTTCGTTTTACCTTTCCACAAACACAGCAGGCTTACATTATTCTGGATGCCTTTAATCAAGGTTCCATGGTGAAAATACTGCCAAAACAACGCAAAATTATTGGCTACGCCCGCAATAACCATGGTGGTGTGCCGGAAAATTTTCATAACTACTTTGTGATTGAATTTGATAAAGATTTTGAATTAACTCACACCTGGCATGACAGTTGGCAGCTCAACACCAATAGTCAGCAAAGTGAAGGTCAGCATGTAGGAGCTGTCATTGGTTTTAAAACCAAAAAAGGCGAGCAAGTGCATGCCCGCGTCGCCTCTTCTTTTATCAGCCCGGAACAAGCCCAGCTGAATCTGGACCGCGAACTGGCAAAAGACGACTTCAACAACACATTGGCCAAAGCCAAAGCCAGCTGGCAAAAAGAACTATCACGTATCAGAGTGGACGATCAGGACCTGGAGCAGGTGCGGACTTTTTACTCTACCTTGTATCGACTGATGCTGTTTCCGCGTAAGTTTTACGAGCTGGATCAAAACCAACAGGTGGTGCACTACAGTCCTTACAATGGCCAGGTATTGCCGGGTTATATGTTTACTGACAATGGCTTCTGGGACACCTTCCGCGCCGTATTCCCGTTTTTCACCCTAATGTATCCGGAGCTGGATGCGCAAATCATGCAGGGGCTGGTCAATACCTACAAAGAATCCGGCTGGTTACCTGAATGGGCCAGTCCTGGTCATCGTGACGTCATGATAGGCTCCAACTCGGCTATTAATATTGCCGATGCTTACCTCAAAGGTATCCGTGGTTTTGATATTGAAACCTTGTATCAGGCGGCACTGAAAAATGCTGAAGTGGAACAAGGCCGTCCGGTTAATTCAGTCGGCAGAGCAGGCCTTGAGTACTACAACACTTTGGGTTATGTACCTTATGACTCCGGTATTCATGAAAATGCGGCCCGCACTCTGGAGTATGCCTTTGCCGATTTTAATCTGTATAAGCTGGCGACTGCTTTAGGCAAAACAGAAGAGGCGAAGACCTTTTATCAGCGCTCTCTGAATTACCGGCATTTATTTGATCGCGAGTCTGGTTGGATGCGCGGTAAAAATAAAGATGGCAGTTTCCAGGCACCATTTAATCCACTGAAGTGGGGCGACGCTTTCACCGAAGGCAATGCTTTGCACTACAGTTGGTCTGTGTTTCATGACATAGCCGGCCTGAAACAACTAATGGGTGGCAATCAGGCTTTTCTCGATAAACTGGATCAGGTATTTGAGATGCCGCCGGTTTTTGATGACTCCTACTATGGTTTTACTATCCACGAAATCCGTGAGATGCAAATCGTTAATATGGGCAACTATGCTCATGGCAATCAGCCCATTCAGCATATGATTTATCTGTATAACTACGCCGGGCAACCGTGGAAAACCCAGCAGAAGATCAGAGAAGTACTGAATAAGCTGTATTCAGCAACTCCTGATGGCTACAGCGGTGATGAAGACAACGGCCAAACCTCAGCCTGGTATGTATTCAGCGCTATGGGGTTTTATCCTGTCACACCAGGTGCAGGTCAATATGTGATTGGCAGCCCTTTGTTTGACAAAGTGACGCTGACGTTACCCAACGGCAAAAACTTTGTGATCACAGCACAGCAGAATAACCCCGACTCCCCTTATATCCAGCAAGCCAGTTTAAATGGTCAGCCGCTGCAACAAAGCTGGCTGGATCACAAAACTATTCAGGCAGGTGGCCAGCTGAATTTCCTGATGGGATCTGAACCAGAAAAAAGCTGGGCCAGTGCAGAACATGCAGTGCCTTATTCCATGTCGTTGGAGCAATCCAGCCCTGAAACCCCTAAAGCAAAAACAAGAGATTAA
- a CDS encoding GH92 family glycosyl hydrolase, producing MKSFLISLLLSVSCSALADNSQYVNPFIGSSNFGATHPGAQYPNALASVSPFNVAFGDKLNPIEKDAAWNSRVYIDENRFLTGFSHLNLSGVGCPEAGVLLLMPTHGKLQLDARDYGSTYSASAASPGYYRTSLDKYKIQAELTSTLRTGLSRFTFPKGESHLLLNLGLGLTNETGASLKIISNQEVEGSRMIGTFCYHPEDVRPVYFVARFSKAAKSFGGWKKMPTYKNVEAEWMQYHNSIKPYPGYQQELSGDDIGAWFDFDTKEQEAIEVKLGISFVSIENARQNLNAEQPGFAFEQTRQKAVAAWDQLLDKVQIEASGPDQANQKTMFYTALYHSLIHPNIIQDVNGDYPLMGQSAAGKSGVGNTGGKNRYSVYSLWDTNRNLHPLLSLLYPALQNDMLQSAVAMAAESGWLPKWELYGMETQVMVGDPATPMIADSYLRGIRNFDIETAYKAMVRAADQADNNPLRPENKDYLKLGYVPVDDEGPYDGSVSTSLEYYLADFNLAQLAGALGKTADQQKYLARSGNYRTLFDASTGMLRPKKRNGEWLTPYNPELGRNFEPAPGYIEGNAWNYRFYVPHDTPGLIQQLGGQDKFLQQLELTFSSGNFDMANEPDITYPFLYHFVESQSWRSSQRVKQLIAQHYHNSPGGIPGNDDTGTLSAWLVFSMLGIYPLSPGVMDYAVFEPSFDKITIQLDPTYYPGKTLTIHKQRSRAAAGQNPVLQFNGKALTRPFISHQQLVQGGTLVLQ from the coding sequence ATGAAATCATTTCTGATCAGTCTTTTATTAAGTGTCAGTTGCAGTGCACTGGCAGACAACAGTCAGTATGTGAACCCTTTTATTGGCAGCTCCAACTTCGGCGCTACTCATCCGGGGGCTCAGTATCCAAATGCGCTGGCCTCTGTCTCGCCTTTTAATGTGGCTTTTGGTGACAAACTGAATCCAATCGAAAAAGATGCTGCCTGGAATTCCAGGGTTTATATCGACGAAAACCGTTTCCTGACTGGCTTTAGTCATTTAAATTTAAGTGGCGTCGGCTGCCCTGAAGCAGGCGTGTTATTGCTGATGCCCACTCATGGCAAGTTGCAACTGGACGCCCGCGACTACGGCAGCACTTATTCAGCTTCTGCCGCCAGCCCTGGTTATTACCGCACCAGTCTGGATAAATATAAAATTCAGGCCGAACTGACCAGTACCCTGCGTACAGGCTTAAGTCGTTTTACTTTCCCTAAAGGCGAATCTCATCTGCTGCTGAATTTAGGGCTTGGCCTGACTAATGAAACCGGCGCCAGCCTGAAAATCATCTCTAATCAGGAAGTCGAAGGCAGCCGAATGATTGGTACCTTTTGTTATCACCCTGAAGATGTGCGTCCTGTGTATTTTGTCGCCCGTTTTAGCAAAGCGGCTAAATCTTTTGGTGGTTGGAAAAAGATGCCTACCTACAAAAACGTCGAAGCAGAGTGGATGCAATACCACAACAGCATCAAACCTTATCCGGGTTATCAGCAAGAACTATCAGGCGACGATATAGGGGCCTGGTTTGATTTTGATACCAAAGAGCAGGAAGCTATTGAGGTCAAACTGGGCATTTCTTTTGTCAGTATAGAAAATGCCCGCCAGAACCTGAACGCTGAGCAACCCGGTTTTGCTTTTGAGCAAACCCGGCAAAAAGCCGTTGCGGCCTGGGATCAATTGCTTGATAAAGTGCAGATTGAAGCCAGCGGCCCTGATCAGGCCAACCAAAAAACCATGTTCTACACAGCGTTGTACCATAGCCTGATCCACCCGAATATTATTCAGGACGTCAACGGCGACTACCCCTTGATGGGTCAATCAGCCGCTGGAAAAAGTGGAGTGGGTAATACCGGCGGCAAAAACCGTTACAGCGTCTATTCCTTGTGGGATACCAACAGAAATCTGCACCCGCTGCTGAGCCTGCTGTATCCGGCTTTACAAAACGATATGCTGCAGTCGGCAGTGGCTATGGCTGCTGAATCTGGCTGGCTACCGAAATGGGAGCTGTATGGCATGGAAACTCAGGTGATGGTCGGTGACCCGGCCACCCCTATGATTGCCGACAGTTATTTACGTGGTATCCGCAATTTTGATATCGAAACCGCCTACAAAGCCATGGTGCGGGCGGCAGACCAAGCTGATAACAATCCACTGCGACCAGAAAATAAAGATTATTTAAAGCTGGGGTATGTGCCTGTAGATGACGAAGGCCCTTATGATGGCAGCGTATCCACTAGTCTGGAGTATTATCTGGCCGACTTTAATCTGGCTCAGCTGGCCGGCGCTTTAGGCAAAACTGCCGATCAGCAAAAGTATCTGGCCCGTTCCGGCAACTACCGCACCCTGTTTGACGCAAGCACAGGCATGCTCAGACCTAAAAAACGCAATGGCGAATGGCTGACACCTTATAACCCTGAACTAGGCCGTAACTTTGAACCAGCACCCGGTTATATTGAAGGTAACGCCTGGAACTACCGCTTTTATGTGCCACATGACACGCCGGGGTTAATCCAGCAACTGGGTGGCCAGGACAAGTTTTTACAGCAACTGGAGTTAACCTTCAGCTCAGGCAACTTTGATATGGCCAATGAGCCGGATATCACCTATCCCTTCCTCTATCATTTTGTTGAAAGCCAAAGCTGGCGCAGCAGTCAAAGGGTAAAACAGCTGATTGCACAGCATTACCACAATAGCCCAGGTGGTATACCTGGCAATGACGACACCGGCACTTTATCGGCCTGGCTGGTTTTTTCGATGCTGGGTATTTATCCGTTAAGCCCCGGTGTAATGGATTACGCCGTGTTTGAACCCAGCTTCGATAAAATCACTATTCAGCTGGACCCCACTTATTATCCGGGCAAAACACTGACCATCCATAAACAGCGCTCCAGAGCGGCTGCAGGCCAAAATCCTGTGCTGCAATTCAATGGCAAAGCTCTGACACGACCTTTTATTTCGCATCAGCAGTTGGTGCAAGGTGGCACTTTAGTGCTGCAATAA
- a CDS encoding GH92 family glycosyl hydrolase gives MKKIAAFLAIALLTSCHQMQPSSSASVVQAFDPLLYVDPFIGTDGKGKTFPGATVPHGMVQLSPDNGRTGWDWIAGYFYPDKLIAGFSHTHLSGTGAGDLYDISFMPLTRPYKKVKTEGGPADGTLVSHFSHKQEQASPGYYQVYLTDYDINVELTAGERSGLQRYSYAPDTNTAIVRLDLGYSRNWDKTTETHFRLIDPYTIAGYRKSTGWAKDQRVYFYSRLSVPVAQHQLQVDGKTLNATAASGQDLAVELEFLFADTPLSAPKEVRIHTAISSVSIDNAKANLAAEPHQLDFEQVKLKAQQAWRTELSKVKVQASEDNKTQFYTAMYHASLAPRLYSDVDGRYKGPDGQIHQASPYPHYDFFSLWDTFRALHPWNTLIDQKRSTEMMQSMLDHYKVAGRLPVWIFQGNETDMMLGYHSVPVLVDAYLKGLTDIPGEELLAAALQSANQDEFGLKSYRSLGYVPYAERIWNVALTLEYAYDDWAIAQLAKALGKQDIYQQFIQRSQNYRHHYDRQSGFMRALDPQGAFRVPFDANAYHPEDYCEANAWQYSFFVPHDVAGMVQMMGGTAAVSAKLDAMFSTEQSQSELPEWISGYIGQYVHGNEPSHHVPYLYQYLGQGHKTQKLVRQIMQTLYTTAPDGLAGNEDAGQMSAWYMFSALGFYPVDPVSGQYVLGSPEVDSATLYLENGKEFHINTLNQSPEHIYVQSVRLNGKTLSGYTLSHADILQGGELEFVMSATPYTGPQEQKL, from the coding sequence ATGAAAAAAATTGCCGCCTTTTTGGCCATCGCACTTTTAACGTCCTGCCATCAGATGCAGCCGTCCTCCTCTGCATCTGTTGTGCAGGCTTTTGATCCGCTGTTGTATGTCGACCCTTTTATTGGCACCGACGGCAAAGGTAAAACCTTTCCAGGCGCTACAGTGCCACATGGTATGGTACAACTCAGTCCGGATAATGGCAGAACAGGCTGGGACTGGATTGCCGGCTATTTTTATCCGGATAAGCTGATTGCTGGTTTTAGTCATACCCATTTATCCGGCACTGGTGCAGGAGATTTATACGACATCTCTTTTATGCCACTGACCAGGCCTTACAAAAAGGTAAAGACTGAAGGTGGCCCGGCCGATGGCACACTGGTCTCGCACTTCAGTCATAAGCAGGAACAAGCTTCTCCTGGTTATTACCAAGTGTATTTAACCGACTATGACATTAACGTCGAGCTGACGGCTGGCGAGCGCAGCGGCTTACAACGTTATAGCTATGCACCAGACACCAACACCGCCATAGTCCGGCTGGATTTAGGCTACAGCCGCAACTGGGATAAAACTACAGAAACCCATTTCAGGCTGATAGACCCCTACACTATTGCGGGCTACCGTAAATCCACAGGTTGGGCCAAAGACCAGAGAGTGTATTTTTACAGCCGCCTTTCTGTGCCTGTGGCGCAACATCAACTGCAGGTTGATGGCAAAACTCTTAATGCAACTGCAGCTTCAGGTCAGGATCTGGCAGTAGAACTGGAATTCTTATTCGCCGATACGCCTTTATCAGCCCCCAAAGAAGTGCGGATCCATACCGCCATTAGCTCAGTCAGTATCGACAATGCGAAAGCCAATCTGGCTGCAGAACCCCATCAACTCGACTTTGAGCAAGTGAAACTGAAGGCTCAACAAGCCTGGCGCACTGAACTGAGCAAAGTTAAAGTTCAGGCCTCCGAAGACAATAAAACCCAGTTTTATACTGCTATGTATCATGCCTCTTTAGCACCGCGACTGTACTCAGATGTGGATGGCCGCTACAAAGGACCTGATGGCCAAATCCATCAGGCAAGCCCTTATCCGCATTACGATTTCTTTTCCTTGTGGGATACCTTCAGAGCCTTACACCCGTGGAATACTTTGATCGATCAGAAACGCAGCACAGAAATGATGCAAAGTATGCTGGACCATTACAAGGTGGCAGGCCGTTTGCCGGTGTGGATTTTTCAGGGCAACGAAACCGATATGATGTTGGGTTACCATTCGGTGCCTGTGCTGGTGGATGCTTATCTGAAAGGTTTAACAGATATACCGGGTGAAGAATTACTGGCGGCAGCTTTGCAAAGCGCCAATCAGGATGAGTTTGGCCTGAAAAGTTATCGCAGCTTAGGTTATGTGCCTTATGCCGAACGTATCTGGAACGTGGCGCTGACACTGGAATATGCCTATGACGATTGGGCTATAGCCCAGTTGGCAAAAGCTTTAGGTAAACAGGATATTTATCAGCAGTTTATCCAAAGGTCGCAAAACTACCGCCACCATTACGACCGACAGAGCGGCTTTATGCGGGCTTTGGATCCACAAGGTGCTTTTCGTGTGCCTTTTGACGCTAACGCCTATCATCCGGAAGATTACTGCGAAGCCAATGCCTGGCAGTACAGCTTTTTTGTACCACACGATGTTGCGGGTATGGTACAGATGATGGGTGGTACAGCGGCAGTCAGCGCTAAACTGGATGCGATGTTCAGCACAGAACAAAGCCAATCTGAACTGCCGGAGTGGATTTCGGGCTACATAGGCCAGTATGTACATGGCAATGAACCCAGTCATCATGTGCCTTATTTATATCAGTATCTGGGCCAGGGCCATAAAACTCAAAAACTGGTGCGGCAGATTATGCAGACTCTGTACACCACAGCACCTGATGGTTTGGCTGGCAACGAAGATGCAGGCCAGATGTCAGCCTGGTATATGTTTAGTGCTTTAGGTTTTTATCCTGTGGATCCTGTGTCTGGTCAGTATGTGCTGGGCAGTCCTGAAGTCGACAGCGCCACTTTGTATCTGGAAAATGGTAAAGAGTTTCATATCAACACGCTGAACCAATCGCCTGAACATATTTATGTGCAATCCGTTCGCCTCAATGGCAAAACCTTGTCCGGTTATACCCTGAGCCATGCTGATATTCTGCAGGGTGGAGAACTGGAATTTGTCATGAGCGCAACGCCATATACAGGACCTCAAGAGCAAAAACTATGA
- a CDS encoding AGE family epimerase/isomerase encodes MNYYSQDFLLAHCQSILDFYTDRVVDSTGGYHQNFLDDGSLFDTHFKQLVSSTRIIVNYATAALVFQRDDYLQIAKHGLNYLEQVHWQADTETYAWTLENHQPLDMTQQAYGYAFVLLAYAAARKAGLIHSDEPLFRVYQLLEKRFWQADAGLYADELSPAGVLSDYRGQNSNMHLCEAMLAAFEATGNDRFLQRANQLAYNIAVRQADLTQGLVWEHYSTSFQPDWDYNKADPKNLYRPWGFQPGHQTEWTKLLLILNRHQPQAWLTERAASLFDRAYQQAWDAEHGGLIYGFNPEGQWCDDDKYFWVQAESFAAAALLHTSTGQQKYLQQYESLWNYSWAHMIDHQYGAWFRVLRRDNSKYSNQKSAAGAKCDYHTLCACFEVLRDLGHPALK; translated from the coding sequence ATGAACTATTATTCGCAAGATTTCCTGCTGGCGCACTGCCAGAGCATTCTGGATTTTTATACCGACAGAGTAGTGGACAGCACTGGCGGCTATCATCAAAACTTTCTCGACGATGGCAGCCTGTTTGATACCCACTTTAAGCAGCTGGTCAGCAGCACCCGTATTATTGTTAATTACGCCACAGCGGCTTTGGTATTTCAGCGCGATGACTATCTGCAGATAGCAAAACATGGCCTGAATTATCTGGAGCAGGTGCACTGGCAAGCTGACACCGAAACCTACGCCTGGACCTTAGAAAACCATCAACCGCTGGATATGACACAACAAGCTTATGGTTATGCTTTTGTGTTGCTGGCCTACGCAGCTGCCCGTAAAGCCGGTTTAATTCACAGCGACGAGCCGTTATTCCGGGTCTATCAGCTATTGGAAAAACGCTTCTGGCAAGCCGATGCGGGTCTGTATGCAGATGAACTCAGCCCTGCAGGAGTACTGAGCGACTACCGGGGTCAAAACTCCAATATGCATTTATGTGAAGCCATGCTGGCAGCCTTCGAAGCCACAGGCAATGACCGTTTCCTGCAACGCGCCAATCAGCTGGCGTATAACATAGCTGTACGTCAGGCTGATTTAACTCAGGGCCTGGTGTGGGAACACTACAGCACGTCGTTCCAGCCGGACTGGGACTACAACAAAGCCGATCCAAAAAACCTGTACCGCCCCTGGGGTTTCCAGCCTGGACACCAGACCGAGTGGACCAAGTTATTGCTGATATTAAACCGTCATCAGCCGCAAGCCTGGTTAACAGAGCGTGCCGCGTCCTTGTTTGACCGTGCTTACCAGCAGGCATGGGATGCTGAACATGGCGGTTTAATTTATGGCTTTAATCCGGAAGGCCAATGGTGTGACGACGACAAATACTTCTGGGTTCAGGCTGAAAGTTTTGCCGCTGCCGCTTTACTGCACACAAGCACAGGCCAGCAAAAATACTTGCAGCAGTACGAGTCTTTATGGAATTACAGCTGGGCTCATATGATTGATCATCAGTACGGCGCCTGGTTCAGAGTGCTCAGACGTGACAACAGCAAGTATTCCAATCAGAAAAGTGCGGCTGGCGCCAAATGTGATTACCACACTTTATGTGCCTGTTTTGAAGTGTTGCGTGATTTAGGTCATCCGGCGCTGAAATAA
- a CDS encoding carbohydrate kinase family protein, with amino-acid sequence MRKILCFGEALIDFLNTGHNPQGPLNLAVFCQYPGGAPANAAVAVARLGGRAYFAGQVGQDMFGNFLRNALVAYGVDTRFLLQHPTASTALAFVALDDKGERSFSFHRHQTADVILRSDQVSDLWFSGDTMLHFCSNTLTTADIASCTNTVVRKAKAAGNLVSFDVNLRHNLWASGQADRNLVNQLVTQADLVKFSRDELEYLAQGQTEAYIQHCLAQGCQLLLVTDGAKTIEYFTQTSSGLITPPKVQAVDTTAGGDAFIGGFLYGLSRHTDLAGFFSQTKVLEQTLHFAAHCGAYAVTQPGAFTALPDLAAVKAQLTWHGHKLHDFPSSLFIGA; translated from the coding sequence ATGAGAAAAATTCTTTGTTTCGGCGAAGCCTTAATCGACTTTTTAAACACAGGCCATAATCCGCAAGGACCGCTGAATTTAGCAGTGTTTTGCCAGTATCCGGGCGGTGCTCCGGCCAATGCTGCTGTAGCTGTAGCGCGTTTAGGCGGCCGGGCTTATTTTGCCGGTCAGGTGGGTCAGGATATGTTTGGTAACTTTCTGCGCAACGCTTTAGTGGCTTATGGCGTTGATACCCGCTTTTTATTGCAACATCCAACGGCCAGCACAGCTTTGGCTTTTGTCGCTTTGGATGATAAAGGTGAGCGCAGTTTTTCTTTCCATCGCCATCAGACGGCTGATGTGATTTTGCGCTCCGACCAGGTCAGTGATCTATGGTTCAGCGGCGACACTATGCTGCATTTTTGCAGCAACACCCTGACCACAGCAGACATTGCCAGTTGCACTAATACTGTAGTCCGTAAAGCCAAAGCGGCAGGTAATCTGGTTAGTTTTGACGTCAACCTGCGGCACAATTTGTGGGCCAGCGGCCAGGCTGACAGAAACCTGGTGAACCAACTGGTCACTCAAGCTGATCTGGTGAAATTCTCCCGTGATGAGCTGGAGTATTTAGCCCAAGGGCAAACTGAAGCTTATATTCAGCATTGCCTGGCGCAGGGTTGCCAATTATTGCTGGTGACAGATGGCGCTAAAACCATAGAGTATTTTACCCAGACCAGCTCAGGACTGATCACGCCACCCAAAGTGCAGGCTGTGGATACCACGGCTGGCGGTGATGCCTTTATTGGTGGTTTTTTATATGGCTTAAGCAGGCACACTGATTTAGCGGGCTTTTTTAGTCAAACCAAAGTGCTGGAACAGACGCTACATTTTGCCGCCCACTGCGGTGCTTATGCAGTGACCCAGCCCGGCGCCTTTACCGCCTTACCCGACTTGGCGGCCGTTAAAGCTCAGTTAACATGGCATGGCCATAAACTGCACGACTTCCCTTCTTCACTCTTTATTGGGGCCTGA
- a CDS encoding sugar MFS transporter: MAIIHHSNHSASPGVSSNFAFIAMTTLFFIWGFITALNDILIPHLKAAFELSYTQAMLVQLCFFGAYFIVSPFAGKLIERIGYVRGIITGLCTMALGCLLFYPAAEVSVYAVFLCGLFVLASGITILQVSANPYVAVLGSEKTAASRLSLAQAINSLGHTLAPLFGAALIFGAATADSASAVQLPYLILAGAVLLTAFGFLFLKLPQMQTEQNTETSAGGSIWQQKHLVFGAVAIFLYVGAEVSIGSFLVNYFADSSIAGLNEREASQMVSYYWGGAMIGRFVGALLTRFIAPIYVLATNAVIVILLLVLSINSSGELAMWSVLAVGFFNSIMFPTIFTLAIRGLGPLTSRGSGLLCQAIVGGAVLPLLQGLVADHSSVQWSFVVPMLAYFYICWYALSGSRLSVTTAQPETISHPQTETRS, encoded by the coding sequence ATGGCTATCATCCACCACAGCAATCACAGTGCCAGTCCCGGAGTCAGCAGCAACTTTGCTTTTATTGCTATGACCACTCTGTTTTTTATCTGGGGTTTTATCACGGCGCTGAATGACATACTGATCCCTCATCTGAAGGCCGCTTTTGAGCTGAGTTACACTCAGGCCATGCTGGTTCAGCTGTGTTTTTTTGGCGCTTATTTTATTGTCTCACCTTTTGCCGGCAAGCTGATTGAACGTATAGGTTATGTGCGTGGCATCATTACCGGCTTATGCACTATGGCTTTAGGTTGCCTGCTGTTTTATCCGGCCGCCGAGGTATCGGTTTATGCAGTGTTCTTATGTGGCCTTTTTGTGCTGGCCTCCGGCATCACCATTTTACAGGTATCGGCCAACCCTTATGTAGCTGTGTTAGGTTCAGAAAAAACCGCTGCCAGCCGGTTAAGCCTGGCTCAGGCCATTAACTCTTTAGGCCATACACTGGCGCCTTTATTTGGTGCTGCGTTAATTTTTGGTGCGGCCACAGCCGACAGCGCCAGCGCAGTACAACTGCCTTATCTGATATTGGCAGGCGCTGTACTTTTGACTGCCTTTGGTTTTTTATTTCTGAAACTGCCACAAATGCAAACAGAACAAAATACAGAAACCTCTGCTGGCGGTAGTATCTGGCAACAAAAACACCTGGTGTTTGGTGCTGTGGCGATATTTTTGTATGTAGGCGCTGAAGTCTCTATCGGCAGTTTTCTGGTGAACTACTTTGCTGACAGCAGTATTGCCGGACTCAATGAACGTGAAGCCAGTCAAATGGTGTCCTATTACTGGGGCGGTGCCATGATAGGCCGTTTTGTCGGTGCTTTATTAACACGTTTTATTGCGCCCATTTATGTGCTGGCGACCAATGCAGTCATAGTGATCCTGTTATTAGTCCTGAGCATCAATAGCAGTGGCGAGCTGGCAATGTGGTCTGTGCTGGCTGTGGGATTTTTTAACTCTATTATGTTCCCTACTATTTTCACTTTAGCTATTCGTGGCCTTGGCCCTCTGACCAGCAGAGGTTCAGGTTTGTTATGTCAGGCCATAGTAGGAGGTGCTGTATTGCCTCTGCTGCAAGGCCTGGTCGCAGACCACAGTTCAGTGCAATGGAGCTTTGTGGTGCCTATGCTGGCGTATTTTTATATCTGCTGGTATGCGTTGTCAGGCTCTCGCCTCTCTGTCACCACAGCGCAGCCAGAGACCATTTCCCATCCTCAGACTGAGACTCGATCATGA